ATCTCTTTTGATATAAATATTAGGTGCACCTAATGCTTTGGTAAAATTAGGTAAGAATTCTATTGGAGTTTTATATGGCGTATATCTTCTTCTTGGAAATTTTGCTAAATTCATAGTACCTCCGTTGTTTTTAGATTATTACTCCCACTCTTCATTTCTTAATGTCCTTTGAGTGCAAAAGGCTTTAATTTAGGCATTCTGTACAGTTCGTTTTTGTTCTGTTCGTATGATTCAGGTACATTTTTAATTTATTTTACCCGTTCCAGTCCCAGTTCCGATTAAAACAAATTAAATTCATAGTTTACAAACCATTTTAAATTTCTAAAATGTATATTTTGCGCAAATATTAAACCTTATATCTAATATCCATATATATGTGCTAACATCAATGTTTCCATTTATAGTTATATGCTTTATGGTATTGGAACTCAG
The window above is part of the Synergistaceae bacterium genome. Proteins encoded here:
- a CDS encoding D-cysteine desulfhydrase is translated as MNLAKFPRRRYTPYKTPIEFLPNFTKALGAPNIYIKRD